A window from gamma proteobacterium SS-5 encodes these proteins:
- a CDS encoding Gfo/Idh/MocA family oxidoreductase: MLEVGLVGCGRIAKRHAELLGLGQINGARLAAVCDLNAERLGLFTNEYDVPGYLEMEEMADNGRVNLLSVLTPSGMHAEHVIRLARFGLPLVVEKPMALRLEDADAMLEACDRYGSRLFVVKQNRFNLPVIKLREALDAGRFGRLVMGTARVRWRRTQDYYDQDDWRGTWALDGGVLANQASHHIDMLSWMLGEVDSVYATGMTALADIEAEDTAAVILKFRNGALGIIEATTATRPDNLEGSISLLGEGGTVVIGGFAVNEIQEWRFVDALPSDEVVKRDYSVNPPDVYGFGHKAYYEHVVSCIESGCQQLVDGLVGRRNIELLNAIYESMASGREVRLRFRPVLSHLGKNQQP; this comes from the coding sequence GTGTTAGAAGTGGGATTAGTTGGTTGTGGGCGCATCGCCAAGCGGCATGCCGAATTGCTGGGGCTAGGTCAAATCAATGGTGCGAGGCTTGCTGCTGTTTGTGATCTAAATGCAGAACGATTGGGACTCTTTACTAATGAGTATGATGTTCCTGGCTACCTAGAAATGGAAGAGATGGCAGATAATGGAAGGGTCAACCTATTATCAGTCCTCACGCCTAGTGGTATGCACGCGGAGCACGTGATTCGCTTGGCCCGTTTTGGATTGCCGCTGGTCGTTGAAAAGCCGATGGCACTGCGGTTGGAGGATGCCGATGCCATGCTGGAAGCCTGTGATAGGTATGGCTCACGCTTATTCGTGGTCAAACAAAACCGGTTCAACCTTCCGGTAATCAAACTCCGAGAGGCGCTTGATGCTGGACGCTTTGGCCGTCTGGTGATGGGAACGGCAAGAGTTAGATGGCGCCGCACACAAGACTATTATGACCAAGACGACTGGCGGGGTACTTGGGCATTGGATGGCGGTGTGTTGGCAAACCAAGCAAGCCACCATATAGACATGTTGTCCTGGATGCTGGGTGAGGTTGACAGTGTTTACGCTACAGGTATGACGGCTTTGGCTGATATTGAAGCGGAGGATACTGCGGCTGTGATACTAAAGTTTCGGAACGGCGCCTTAGGCATCATTGAAGCAACCACTGCTACCCGCCCTGATAATCTGGAAGGTTCAATCTCACTTCTTGGCGAAGGTGGTACTGTTGTTATCGGGGGGTTTGCGGTAAATGAGATCCAGGAATGGCGCTTTGTAGATGCGTTACCGAGCGATGAAGTGGTCAAGCGTGACTATTCGGTCAATCCTCCCGATGTCTATGGCTTCGGGCACAAGGCCTACTATGAACATGTGGTTTCTTGTATTGAATCGGGATGCCAGCAGTTGGTGGACGGATTGGTGGGGCGGCGCAATATCGAGTTGCTCAATGCGATCTACGAGTCTATGGCCAGCGGCCGTGAGGTAAGGCTTCGGTTTCGTCCCGTGCTCAGCCATCTTGGGAAGAATCAGCAACCGTGA
- a CDS encoding DegT/DnrJ/EryC1/StrS family aminotransferase: MDDSAFIGGPSVRSFEMAFAEYLGAENCIGVGNGTDALEIALAALDLPTGEIIVPANTFAATAEAVIRAGHRVVFADIREDNYQLDLDDVKGRIGPDTVGIIAVHLYGEPADMSGLSALCMRYNLSLIEDCAQAHGAEVDGRKVGTFGRVAAFSFYPGKVLGGIGDGGAIVTEDDDLAGRCRMLANHGRSAKWAHELVGRNSRLDAVQAAVLNVKLPFLDDWILARNSVAKGYRRLLSDVEGVSVPADFRTGIHAYHLFVIRTARRDELREFLKANGVETGIHYPVALCDQPAYQYLGQSGKLKATVVARQALSLPIGEHLNSDDVEYVSGLIAAFFSGHRRVQ, from the coding sequence ATGGACGATTCAGCATTCATTGGCGGGCCGTCTGTTCGATCGTTCGAGATGGCCTTCGCCGAGTACCTGGGGGCAGAAAACTGCATTGGAGTGGGTAATGGAACGGATGCCCTGGAGATCGCGCTTGCCGCTCTCGACCTTCCGACTGGAGAAATTATTGTTCCAGCCAACACCTTTGCAGCCACCGCTGAGGCGGTGATACGCGCCGGACATCGAGTGGTTTTTGCCGATATTCGTGAAGACAACTACCAACTCGATCTTGACGACGTGAAAGGGCGAATAGGTCCCGATACGGTGGGAATTATTGCCGTTCATCTCTATGGGGAACCCGCCGACATGTCTGGATTATCGGCGCTTTGTATGCGCTACAACCTGAGCCTCATCGAGGATTGCGCCCAGGCCCACGGCGCAGAGGTCGATGGTCGCAAGGTGGGAACTTTCGGTCGAGTCGCAGCCTTTAGCTTTTACCCGGGAAAGGTGTTGGGAGGGATTGGGGATGGCGGTGCCATCGTCACTGAGGATGACGATCTGGCCGGACGATGCCGCATGTTGGCCAACCATGGGCGAAGCGCCAAGTGGGCGCATGAATTAGTGGGGAGAAACAGTCGGTTGGATGCGGTTCAGGCCGCAGTATTGAACGTGAAACTGCCTTTTCTTGATGACTGGATTCTGGCGCGAAATTCGGTGGCCAAGGGCTACCGTCGGCTGCTCTCAGATGTTGAGGGGGTGTCCGTGCCAGCAGATTTTCGCACAGGGATCCATGCCTACCATCTGTTCGTCATTCGCACCGCGAGACGTGATGAACTGAGGGAATTCCTGAAAGCCAATGGCGTGGAAACGGGGATTCATTACCCAGTTGCCCTGTGTGATCAGCCGGCCTATCAGTATTTAGGCCAGTCAGGGAAGCTGAAAGCGACCGTCGTGGCTCGTCAGGCGCTGAGCCTTCCCATCGGCGAGCATCTCAACTCTGACGATGTTGAGTATGTTTCGGGTCTGATCGCTGCGTTTTTTTCCGGACATCGACGTGTTCAGTAA
- a CDS encoding glycosyltransferase: protein MATYNRAMLISRAILSVIEQTFQDWEMVIVDDGSTDNTKEVVSTFSDERIRFFEKEHSGIPRTLNYAIERCRGKWLAVLGSDDRYDQKFLERNLELVNGNGLGTVSYCDFINFNPDGGFNSRYRGRKESRIGTLQKLLREPMTQVCSGYFVCARKLIEDVGGYSTAMRVSSDKHLLIKLLAKADHFEHIEEPLYQRILSPRDGISYNHLQTAQGRAEVSGRLMEAVMQHFSQTDFVAAEGEAIDRLGYERWRFETVLREFVAQNLWKYGLAGEALWTLLQTEARGLDPGKGMPERIWRALILRDAGSYTYGVVGSERESSWLRTHFQLDGWNHLDTVVESYPELRRMFDRAEVIFDFSHTYLSLGKNEEGMRCTLIKVPGRTEETIEKVKNKPPEFYRWENYQRFLRETFMTLVVERLPVTQGVKVLLQGSDALSVIARYGLAELGSMISYVWDNYPIATSGQPPYIGDQDLTKISAQIDLVIITSISSEDFLKQAVKNAGILCPVIGPSDLFQKELEFIQQGGDARLQGVTEPNEIRRLRPELEALYRACGNYISSDDLVLNVYSGYGFGSAILSETAGTVVAVEQDNKKIRFAKSHFLSPNLIFLDNESFQQRLESGTLPVPQAICLIDMLEHINTPLSVCRQWANLLPVKGRFVLSGIQPPSKDSHMGIVLDRHDLIALMEMLGLKVIASLTQINDFLVVHEVLPASGQRFLLIGERVAAH, encoded by the coding sequence TCGTGCAATTTTATCAGTAATTGAACAAACATTTCAGGATTGGGAGATGGTGATCGTAGATGATGGTTCTACCGATAATACCAAAGAGGTCGTTAGCACCTTTTCTGACGAGCGTATTCGCTTCTTTGAGAAAGAGCACAGTGGTATTCCCAGAACACTAAACTATGCAATTGAGCGTTGCCGCGGTAAGTGGCTTGCAGTATTGGGTTCAGATGACCGATATGACCAAAAATTCTTAGAACGTAATCTCGAATTAGTGAACGGAAATGGGCTAGGCACTGTCAGCTATTGCGACTTCATAAACTTTAACCCAGACGGCGGATTCAATAGCCGTTATCGAGGTCGAAAAGAGTCGCGTATAGGTACACTGCAAAAACTATTGCGTGAACCTATGACACAGGTTTGTTCCGGTTACTTTGTCTGTGCGAGAAAACTCATTGAAGATGTCGGTGGTTATAGTACGGCTATGCGAGTTTCTTCAGACAAGCATTTGCTGATTAAATTACTTGCCAAGGCTGATCACTTTGAACATATTGAAGAGCCCTTGTATCAACGCATTCTTTCTCCGCGAGATGGGATTTCTTATAACCATTTACAAACAGCGCAAGGTCGAGCTGAGGTTTCCGGTCGCCTAATGGAGGCGGTCATGCAGCATTTTAGCCAGACCGATTTTGTAGCCGCAGAGGGAGAAGCAATTGATCGTCTGGGTTATGAGCGATGGCGGTTTGAAACAGTATTGCGTGAATTTGTTGCCCAGAATTTATGGAAATACGGATTGGCGGGGGAAGCGCTGTGGACACTGCTGCAGACAGAGGCGCGAGGGCTAGATCCGGGCAAAGGGATGCCTGAGCGTATCTGGCGCGCATTGATTCTTAGGGATGCTGGTTCATACACTTATGGTGTTGTTGGAAGCGAGCGAGAATCATCCTGGTTGCGTACCCATTTTCAACTGGATGGGTGGAATCACTTGGATACTGTTGTGGAATCTTATCCCGAATTAAGGAGAATGTTTGACAGAGCTGAAGTTATTTTTGACTTTAGTCATACATATCTCTCGTTAGGTAAGAATGAAGAGGGAATGAGATGTACTTTGATAAAGGTGCCGGGGAGAACCGAAGAAACGATTGAGAAAGTTAAAAATAAACCCCCTGAGTTTTATCGCTGGGAAAACTACCAAAGGTTTCTGCGTGAAACTTTTATGACTCTGGTTGTCGAGCGATTACCAGTAACGCAAGGAGTCAAGGTGCTGCTTCAGGGTAGCGATGCCTTGTCTGTTATTGCACGATATGGCTTGGCTGAGCTAGGATCAATGATTAGCTATGTCTGGGATAATTACCCCATTGCAACGAGTGGCCAGCCTCCGTATATTGGTGATCAAGACTTGACAAAAATTTCTGCGCAGATTGACTTGGTGATAATTACTTCAATTTCTTCGGAAGATTTTTTGAAACAGGCAGTCAAAAATGCCGGAATCTTGTGTCCCGTAATCGGTCCGAGCGATCTGTTCCAGAAAGAGCTTGAATTTATTCAACAGGGGGGTGATGCACGGCTGCAGGGAGTTACTGAGCCCAATGAGATTCGCCGTCTTCGTCCCGAGCTTGAAGCCTTGTATCGTGCCTGTGGAAATTATATTAGTTCCGATGACCTAGTGCTCAATGTCTATAGCGGTTATGGATTTGGCTCGGCTATCCTTAGTGAAACTGCAGGGACTGTGGTTGCTGTAGAGCAGGATAACAAAAAAATAAGATTTGCAAAGTCGCATTTTTTATCACCCAATTTAATCTTTCTGGACAATGAGTCGTTCCAGCAACGCTTGGAAAGCGGGACTCTGCCAGTGCCACAGGCTATATGTTTGATTGATATGCTGGAGCATATAAATACGCCGTTGTCAGTATGCCGACAATGGGCAAATCTGCTTCCGGTAAAAGGGAGATTTGTCCTGAGTGGTATTCAACCGCCTAGCAAAGACTCTCACATGGGGATTGTTTTGGACAGACATGATCTCATAGCCTTGATGGAAATGCTGGGACTGAAGGTAATTGCCTCTCTGACGCAGATCAACGATTTTTTGGTTGTCCATGAGGTCCTCCCCGCTTCTGGACAGCGTTTCCTTTTAATCGGTGAACGCGTTGCAGCACATTGA
- a CDS encoding methyltransferase domain-containing protein, with protein MSERQTGKRLQDIRADHIERYRFALNAELGGARILDIACGIGYGSFLLAENSGASEIVAVDRSGDALVMAKTYYDHPAIRWVESDAYRVGEVITGQFDVVCSFETLEHLPRDADFLRLIARMMKPGGLLYVSTPNEDVMGFDHESFPYHVRHYTSNEFRQLLESTGFSLVGGGSQLVDEVQPCWGGRFNIALCRKDQSGDSMIPTIRPLGEIVRDTPLSADLLNALGTAHILRMLEEGVFAWDSLMPVMQLWASAGSEAACYLLALRAEEMGAIEEARAYLQQRLALVSPGEQGHLSALFHLGRLSRGADRKHWLERCLYYEPDHRAARALLQLNGADSPVS; from the coding sequence ATGAGTGAGAGGCAAACCGGAAAACGCTTGCAAGATATCCGCGCAGACCATATCGAGAGATACCGGTTTGCGCTCAATGCCGAATTGGGTGGGGCAAGGATCCTTGATATCGCCTGTGGTATCGGATACGGATCCTTTTTGTTGGCCGAGAATTCCGGGGCTTCTGAAATCGTTGCCGTGGATCGCTCCGGCGATGCCCTGGTCATGGCCAAAACCTATTACGATCATCCGGCTATCCGATGGGTGGAGAGCGATGCCTATCGTGTTGGGGAGGTGATCACGGGGCAGTTTGATGTCGTATGCTCCTTTGAAACCCTCGAACACCTGCCTCGGGATGCGGATTTTCTCCGTCTGATCGCGCGGATGATGAAGCCGGGTGGTCTGCTTTATGTTTCCACTCCTAACGAAGACGTCATGGGCTTCGACCATGAAAGCTTTCCTTACCACGTTCGGCACTACACGTCTAACGAGTTTCGCCAGCTCTTGGAAAGCACAGGATTCTCCCTGGTCGGCGGTGGGAGCCAGTTGGTCGATGAGGTGCAGCCCTGTTGGGGGGGGCGGTTCAATATCGCCTTGTGCCGTAAGGATCAATCAGGTGACAGCATGATACCGACGATTCGACCACTGGGAGAGATCGTTCGTGATACCCCCCTATCGGCCGATCTTCTGAATGCCTTGGGCACAGCCCACATACTGAGAATGCTGGAGGAAGGTGTCTTTGCTTGGGACAGCCTGATGCCTGTCATGCAGTTGTGGGCGAGCGCTGGGAGCGAAGCTGCATGTTACCTGCTGGCCTTGCGGGCCGAGGAAATGGGGGCGATTGAAGAGGCCCGCGCCTACTTGCAGCAACGGCTTGCCCTGGTCAGCCCCGGTGAGCAGGGCCACCTGTCGGCCCTGTTTCACCTGGGTCGTTTGAGCCGCGGTGCAGATCGGAAACATTGGCTGGAGCGTTGTCTGTATTACGAACCGGATCACCGTGCCGCCCGCGCCCTGCTCCAACTGAACGGTGCCGATAGCCCTGTTTCGTAA